The proteins below come from a single Micromonospora citrea genomic window:
- a CDS encoding septum formation family protein: protein MRRWLAALALAGSVTTLLAGCTGPGGSDADLTDDWPTLGAPRPFVPAADICLPRITATVQAGTHEVVDCSRNHLAEAVHVGTFTGAAAAGDRPAPGSPGLRPARAECDQRAREVLGGDWHAARITLNVALPSAPAWRGGARWFRCDLSETDSIDNTRPVNRTGSLRGAMIGDSPLIHRCFDPKLIGQNLNYMAPVLCTEPHRAEFVGVYAERDMTWAEFQRSHRRTHTRCMALIAAFADVPNNSDLPYRAGSIFYPPSEREWNEGDRGVRCFLWSDDRKLTRSMRGAGPKGLPAI, encoded by the coding sequence ATGCGACGGTGGCTCGCGGCGCTGGCGCTGGCCGGCTCGGTGACGACCCTGCTGGCCGGCTGCACGGGGCCGGGCGGGTCCGACGCCGACCTCACCGACGACTGGCCGACGCTGGGCGCGCCGCGACCGTTCGTGCCGGCCGCCGACATCTGCCTCCCCCGGATCACCGCGACCGTGCAGGCCGGCACCCACGAGGTGGTCGACTGCTCCCGCAACCACCTCGCCGAGGCCGTCCACGTCGGCACGTTCACCGGTGCCGCCGCGGCGGGCGACCGGCCCGCCCCGGGTTCGCCCGGGCTGCGCCCCGCCCGCGCCGAGTGCGACCAGCGCGCCCGGGAGGTGCTCGGCGGCGACTGGCACGCGGCCCGGATCACCCTGAACGTCGCCCTGCCGTCGGCGCCCGCGTGGCGCGGCGGCGCCCGCTGGTTCCGCTGCGACCTGAGCGAGACCGACAGCATCGACAACACCCGGCCGGTGAACCGCACGGGCAGCCTGCGGGGCGCGATGATCGGCGACTCGCCGCTGATCCACCGCTGCTTCGACCCCAAGCTGATCGGCCAGAACCTCAACTACATGGCCCCGGTGCTCTGCACCGAGCCGCACCGGGCCGAGTTCGTCGGCGTGTACGCCGAACGCGACATGACCTGGGCGGAGTTCCAGCGGTCCCACCGGCGGACGCACACCCGCTGCATGGCGCTGATCGCCGCCTTCGCCGACGTGCCCAACAACAGCGACCTGCCGTACCGGGCGGGATCCATCTTCTATCCCCCGTCGGAGCGGGAGTGGAACGAGGGCGACCGCGGGGTGCGGTGTTTCCTGTGGAGCGACGACCGGAAGCTGACCCGTTCGATGCGCGGCGCCGGGCCGAAGGGACTCCCCGCGATCTGA
- a CDS encoding septum formation family protein yields the protein MRRRWTAAAAGAAAALALAGCGAPAGTDGNLTDDWPAPAAPQAFVPASGVCHTVVQEVGYLTAYNPVDCAASHQAETVHVGTLTGAAAERTTPPPAGSAGMRAARAECDTKVNEVVGGDWRSGRLGLSVVLPSPRAWGGGARWFRCDLSERTSLDEAHAKARTGSLKGALAGAAPLAHRCFNPKVSDDDVREMVPVACTSKHHAEFVGVWRAPDTSYEAFSRDSLKVHRACRGLVAKYAKVPNNSDLQYRAGTIFYHPFEREWRNGNRGVQCFLWVSDRNLTRSMKGAGTKGLPVT from the coding sequence ATGCGACGGAGGTGGACCGCGGCGGCGGCCGGCGCGGCGGCGGCCCTGGCGCTCGCCGGCTGCGGCGCCCCTGCCGGCACCGACGGGAACCTCACCGACGACTGGCCGGCGCCCGCCGCCCCGCAGGCCTTCGTCCCCGCCTCCGGCGTCTGCCACACGGTCGTGCAGGAGGTCGGCTACCTCACCGCCTACAACCCGGTCGACTGCGCCGCCTCCCACCAGGCGGAGACGGTGCACGTCGGCACGCTGACCGGGGCGGCGGCCGAGCGCACCACGCCCCCGCCGGCCGGCTCGGCCGGCATGCGCGCCGCCCGGGCAGAGTGCGACACGAAGGTCAACGAGGTGGTCGGCGGGGACTGGCGCTCCGGCCGGCTCGGGCTGAGCGTGGTGCTGCCGTCGCCGCGGGCGTGGGGCGGCGGCGCCCGCTGGTTCCGCTGCGACCTCAGCGAGCGGACCAGCCTCGACGAGGCGCACGCGAAGGCCCGGACGGGCAGCCTGAAGGGCGCCCTGGCCGGCGCGGCGCCGCTGGCCCACCGGTGCTTCAACCCGAAGGTCAGCGACGACGACGTCCGGGAGATGGTGCCGGTGGCCTGCACCAGCAAGCACCACGCCGAGTTCGTCGGCGTGTGGCGGGCCCCGGACACCAGCTACGAGGCCTTCAGCCGGGACAGCCTCAAGGTGCACCGGGCGTGCCGCGGGCTGGTCGCCAAATACGCCAAGGTGCCGAACAACAGCGACCTGCAGTACCGGGCCGGCACCATCTTCTACCACCCGTTCGAGCGGGAGTGGCGCAACGGCAACCGGGGCGTGCAGTGCTTCCTCTGGGTCAGCGACCGCAACCTGACCCGGTCGATGAAGGGCGCCGGCACGAAGGGCCTGCCGGTCACCTGA
- a CDS encoding RsmB/NOP family class I SAM-dependent RNA methyltransferase: protein MTGPERPAGDRFPADRRGERAGGGRPAGGHGERPADGRRGERPTQGGRWGARPGGDRRDGGRRPARPAVDLPRQVAYEAVAAVHRDDAYANLVLPSLLRDAGLTGRDAAFATELTYGTLRHLGTLDAILTDAAGRDVQRIDPPVRDALRIGAYQLLHTRVPAHAAVSSTVDLVRAVGPGATGFANAVLREVAGRDADAWVAKLAPPMESDPVGHLALAYSHPQWIVRAFAEALGGDLGETARLLIEDNERPPVHLCARPGLADPTELADEVGGAPGAFSPYAVYLSGGAPGDLPALGQGRAHVQDEGSQLVANALAVAPLDGPDGRWLDLCAGPGGKSGLLGALAAQRDARLTAVEVSEHRARLVAQATRGLPVNVLNTDGRTVGADPKLPEAHFDRVLVDAPCTGLGSLRRRPESRWRREPSDLPPLTRLQRELLTAALRAARPGGLVAYVTCSPHTVETHVTVTEAARRSGVPVDFVDARPLLPKGMPGLGDGPTVQLWPHRHGTDAMFLAVLRRG from the coding sequence GTGACGGGCCCCGAGCGGCCCGCCGGCGACCGTTTCCCCGCCGACCGGCGCGGCGAGCGTGCCGGCGGTGGCCGGCCCGCCGGTGGGCACGGTGAACGCCCCGCGGACGGCCGGCGCGGCGAGCGGCCAACGCAGGGCGGCCGGTGGGGCGCCCGCCCCGGCGGCGACCGGCGCGACGGCGGGCGCCGCCCGGCCCGACCGGCCGTGGACCTGCCGCGCCAGGTGGCGTACGAGGCCGTCGCGGCGGTGCACCGGGACGACGCGTACGCCAACCTCGTGCTCCCGTCGCTGCTGCGCGACGCCGGGCTGACCGGCCGGGACGCGGCCTTCGCCACCGAGCTGACCTACGGCACGCTGCGTCACCTCGGCACCCTCGACGCGATCCTCACCGACGCCGCCGGGCGGGACGTGCAGCGCATCGACCCGCCGGTGCGCGACGCGCTGCGGATCGGGGCGTACCAGCTCCTGCACACCCGGGTGCCGGCGCACGCGGCGGTCTCCTCGACCGTCGACCTGGTCCGTGCCGTCGGTCCCGGTGCGACGGGATTCGCCAACGCGGTGCTGCGGGAGGTCGCCGGCCGGGACGCCGACGCCTGGGTGGCCAAGCTCGCCCCGCCGATGGAGAGCGACCCGGTCGGGCACCTGGCGCTGGCGTACAGCCATCCGCAGTGGATCGTGCGGGCCTTCGCCGAGGCGCTCGGCGGCGACCTCGGCGAGACCGCCCGGCTGCTCATCGAGGACAACGAACGCCCGCCGGTGCACCTGTGCGCCCGGCCCGGGCTGGCCGACCCGACCGAGCTGGCCGACGAGGTCGGCGGCGCGCCGGGGGCGTTCTCCCCGTACGCCGTCTATCTCTCCGGCGGCGCGCCCGGCGACCTGCCGGCGCTGGGGCAGGGCCGGGCCCACGTGCAGGACGAGGGCTCCCAACTGGTGGCCAACGCCCTGGCGGTGGCCCCGCTGGACGGCCCGGACGGGCGCTGGCTCGACCTGTGCGCCGGCCCGGGCGGCAAGTCCGGCCTGCTCGGCGCGCTCGCCGCGCAGCGGGACGCGCGGCTGACCGCCGTCGAGGTCTCGGAGCACCGGGCCCGGCTGGTCGCCCAGGCCACCCGGGGTCTGCCGGTGAACGTGCTGAACACCGACGGCCGCACGGTCGGCGCCGACCCGAAGCTGCCGGAGGCGCACTTCGACCGGGTGCTGGTCGACGCCCCCTGCACGGGGCTGGGCTCGCTGCGTCGCCGGCCGGAGTCCCGCTGGCGGCGCGAGCCGTCGGACCTGCCGCCGCTGACCCGGTTGCAGCGCGAGCTGCTCACGGCGGCGCTGCGGGCGGCGCGCCCGGGCGGCCTGGTCGCCTACGTGACATGCTCCCCGCACACCGTGGAGACGCACGTGACGGTGACCGAGGCGGCCCGCCGCTCCGGCGTGCCTGTCGACTTCGTCGACGCCCGGCCGCTGCTGCCGAAGGGGATGCCCGGTCTCGGCGACGGGCCGACGGTGCAGCTCTGGCCGCACCGGCACGGCACCGACGCGATGTTCCTGGCGGTGCTGCGCCGGGGCTGA
- the fmt gene encoding methionyl-tRNA formyltransferase — translation MRVIFAGTPAVAVPALAAVAASRHELVAVVTRPDAPAGRGRGLSRSPVGAWADEHGVEVLTPARPREPEFLDRLRALAPDCVPVVAYGALVPPAALEIPRHGWINLHFSLLPAWRGAAPVQHAVLHGDELTGASVFQLEEGLDTGPVYGTLTDEIRPADTSGDLLERLAHSGAGLLVAVLDAIDDGTARAEPQPADGVSLAPKLTVEDARVRWSDPAFAVDRRIRACTPAPGPWTTFRGERVKLGPVAPVADGPELKPGELLVEKSRVLAGTATVPVRLGEVRAAGKRAMAATDWARGARVAAGEELA, via the coding sequence GTGCGCGTGATCTTCGCCGGCACCCCGGCCGTCGCCGTGCCCGCCCTGGCCGCCGTGGCGGCCTCGCGGCACGAGCTGGTCGCCGTTGTCACCCGACCGGACGCGCCCGCCGGGCGTGGCCGAGGGCTGTCCCGTTCCCCGGTCGGCGCCTGGGCCGACGAGCACGGCGTCGAGGTGCTCACCCCGGCCCGCCCCCGCGAGCCCGAGTTCCTGGACCGCCTGCGCGCGCTGGCCCCGGACTGCGTCCCCGTGGTGGCCTACGGCGCGCTGGTGCCGCCGGCCGCCCTGGAGATCCCCCGGCACGGGTGGATCAACCTGCACTTCTCGCTGCTGCCCGCCTGGCGCGGGGCGGCGCCCGTCCAGCACGCGGTGCTGCACGGCGACGAGCTGACCGGCGCCAGCGTCTTCCAGCTCGAGGAGGGCCTGGACACGGGCCCGGTCTACGGCACGCTCACCGACGAGATCCGCCCGGCCGACACCTCCGGCGACCTGCTGGAGCGGCTCGCCCACTCCGGCGCGGGCCTGCTGGTCGCCGTCCTCGACGCGATCGACGACGGCACGGCGCGGGCCGAGCCGCAGCCCGCCGACGGGGTGTCGCTGGCGCCGAAGCTGACCGTGGAGGACGCCCGGGTGCGCTGGTCGGATCCCGCGTTCGCCGTGGACCGGCGGATCCGGGCCTGCACGCCGGCCCCGGGCCCGTGGACGACGTTCCGGGGCGAGCGGGTCAAGCTCGGCCCGGTCGCGCCGGTGGCCGACGGCCCCGAGCTGAAGCCGGGCGAGCTGCTGGTCGAGAAGTCCCGGGTGCTGGCCGGCACGGCCACCGTGCCGGTGCGGCTCGGCGAGGTGCGGGCCGCGGGCAAGCGGGCCATGGCGGCGACGGACTGGGCGCGCGGCGCCCGGGTCGCGGCGGGGGAGGAACTCGCGTGA
- the def gene encoding peptide deformylase encodes MTVQPIRLFGDPVLRTPADPVVDFDAELRKLIADLTDTMREQNGAGLAAPQLGVGLRVFTFDVDDVLGHLVNPVLEFPDEEEQDGPEGCLSIPGLYFDTKRRQNVIAKGFNGYGDPLQIVGTGLMARCVQHETDHLDGVLFVDRLDPAGRKEAMKAIRQAEWYDPAAPPTVKLNPHASSSPFGLGR; translated from the coding sequence GTGACCGTCCAGCCCATCCGTCTGTTCGGGGATCCGGTGCTGCGCACGCCGGCCGATCCGGTGGTCGACTTCGACGCCGAGCTGCGCAAGCTCATCGCGGACCTGACCGACACGATGCGCGAGCAGAACGGCGCCGGCCTGGCCGCGCCGCAGCTCGGTGTGGGCCTGCGGGTGTTCACCTTCGACGTTGACGACGTGCTCGGCCACCTGGTCAACCCGGTGCTGGAGTTTCCCGACGAGGAGGAGCAGGACGGCCCGGAGGGCTGCCTGTCCATCCCGGGCCTCTACTTCGACACCAAGCGCCGGCAGAACGTCATCGCCAAGGGCTTCAACGGCTACGGCGACCCGCTGCAGATCGTCGGCACCGGCCTGATGGCGCGCTGCGTGCAGCACGAGACCGACCACCTCGACGGGGTGCTCTTCGTGGACCGGCTGGACCCGGCCGGGCGCAAGGAGGCGATGAAGGCGATCCGCCAGGCGGAGTGGTACGACCCGGCCGCCCCGCCCACGGTCAAGCTCAACCCGCACGCCTCCAGCAGCCCCTTCGGCCTGGGGCGGTGA
- a CDS encoding cytochrome P450: MDAAEALGLLMSPQGRVDPYPTYERLRAHGPVAQAGPAIYAVTGYAEADEILRDPRFGVLDEPLRDQFLPGWRDSPAITSISRSMLRTNPPDHSRMRRLAAGTFTPRRIAAMRDVVAAQADELVDAMAARGAGGEPVDFLTEFAYPLPVGVICTLLGVPGADRPLFRRWAADLTGVLEPEITPDELAVADRGATELRDYFAELVGARRRAPTDDLTTALVQAHDADGGRLSGDELLANLVVLLVAGFETTTNLLGNGLVVLLEHPREADALRGHPEFAPGHVEELLRYDSPVQLTTRISDAPATVGGVEVPAGAWVLLLLGAANRDPRRYPEPQRFDPWRPQSHPLSFGAGPHYCLGAGLARLEAQVAFPLLLRRLPGLALAGRPRHRARLTLRGYETLPVTTDTASAPPHPGTPAGAAPGTP; the protein is encoded by the coding sequence ATGGACGCTGCCGAGGCCCTCGGCCTGCTCATGTCGCCGCAGGGGCGGGTCGACCCCTATCCGACGTACGAGCGGCTGCGCGCCCACGGGCCGGTGGCCCAGGCCGGGCCGGCGATCTACGCGGTCACCGGCTACGCCGAGGCCGACGAGATACTGCGCGACCCCCGGTTCGGGGTGCTCGACGAGCCCCTGCGCGACCAGTTCCTGCCCGGCTGGCGCGACAGCCCCGCCATCACGTCGATCTCCCGGTCGATGCTGCGCACCAACCCGCCGGACCACAGCCGGATGCGCCGGCTCGCGGCCGGCACCTTCACCCCGCGCCGGATCGCCGCCATGCGGGACGTGGTGGCGGCCCAGGCCGACGAGCTGGTCGACGCGATGGCGGCGCGGGGCGCCGGCGGGGAGCCGGTCGACTTCCTCACCGAGTTCGCGTACCCGCTGCCCGTCGGGGTGATCTGCACGCTGCTCGGCGTGCCGGGGGCGGACCGGCCGCTGTTCCGGCGCTGGGCGGCGGACCTGACCGGCGTCCTGGAGCCGGAGATCACCCCGGACGAGCTGGCCGTGGCCGACCGCGGCGCGACCGAGCTGCGTGACTACTTCGCCGAGCTGGTGGGGGCCCGCCGGCGCGCGCCCACCGACGACCTGACCACCGCGCTGGTGCAGGCGCACGACGCCGACGGCGGCCGGCTCTCCGGCGACGAGCTGCTGGCCAACCTCGTGGTGCTGCTGGTCGCCGGCTTCGAGACGACCACCAACCTGCTGGGTAACGGCCTGGTCGTGCTGCTGGAGCATCCGCGCGAGGCCGACGCGCTGCGCGGGCACCCGGAGTTCGCTCCCGGCCACGTCGAGGAGCTGCTCCGCTACGACTCGCCAGTGCAGCTCACCACCCGGATCAGCGACGCGCCGGCGACCGTGGGCGGCGTCGAGGTGCCCGCCGGCGCCTGGGTCCTGCTGCTGCTCGGCGCGGCCAACCGGGACCCCCGGCGCTACCCGGAGCCGCAGCGGTTCGACCCGTGGCGTCCGCAGAGCCACCCGCTCTCCTTCGGCGCCGGCCCGCACTACTGCCTCGGGGCCGGCCTGGCCCGGCTGGAGGCGCAGGTCGCATTCCCGCTGCTGCTGCGCCGGCTGCCCGGGCTGGCGTTGGCCGGCCGGCCCCGGCACCGGGCCCGGTTGACCCTGCGCGGCTACGAGACCCTTCCGGTGACCACCGACACGGCATCGGCCCCGCCGCATCCCGGTACGCCGGCCGGGGCGGCTCCCGGCACTCCGTAG
- a CDS encoding AAA family ATPase, which produces MTVRQSIVFNGDLGSGKSTVSVEIAKRLGLRRVSVGDLYRQMAQERQMTALQLNLHAELDQAVDGYVDQLQRDIAASGERLVMDSRLAWHFFTDALKVHMITEPGEAARRVLARPSGPAESYTSLEEAKAKLRERSESERGRFIVRYGVDKARLRNYDLICDTTRAPAAEVIEHIIDAYEGRLCADVLRDAPPLLLLDPARVYPTEDVAALRDLWDSEFVGEVAAAGDEALEPLRIGYTGEYFFVVDGHRRLSAALQNGFRLVPARLVAEVDEPVVGGMSAIDYFAAQARPSLIHDWEAAHSIELPLPEHALLGGGAVLAGEPGTGA; this is translated from the coding sequence GTGACCGTTCGTCAGTCGATCGTCTTCAATGGTGACCTCGGCAGCGGCAAGAGCACCGTCTCGGTGGAGATCGCCAAGCGGCTCGGCCTGCGCCGGGTGAGCGTCGGCGACCTCTACCGGCAGATGGCGCAGGAGCGGCAGATGACGGCGCTGCAGCTCAACCTGCACGCCGAGCTGGACCAGGCCGTCGACGGCTACGTCGACCAGCTCCAGCGGGACATCGCCGCCTCCGGCGAGCGGCTGGTCATGGACTCCCGGCTGGCCTGGCACTTCTTCACCGACGCGCTCAAGGTGCACATGATCACCGAGCCGGGCGAGGCGGCCCGCCGGGTGCTCGCCCGCCCCTCGGGCCCGGCGGAGAGCTACACCTCGCTGGAGGAGGCCAAGGCCAAGCTGCGGGAGCGCAGCGAGAGCGAGCGGGGCCGGTTCATCGTCCGCTACGGGGTGGACAAGGCCCGGCTGCGCAACTACGACCTGATCTGCGACACGACCCGCGCCCCGGCCGCCGAGGTCATCGAGCACATCATCGACGCGTACGAGGGCCGGCTCTGCGCGGACGTGCTGCGCGACGCCCCGCCGCTGCTGCTGCTCGACCCGGCCCGGGTCTACCCGACCGAGGACGTGGCCGCCCTGCGCGATCTGTGGGACTCGGAGTTCGTCGGGGAGGTGGCCGCGGCCGGCGACGAGGCGCTGGAGCCGCTGCGCATCGGCTACACGGGGGAGTACTTCTTCGTCGTCGACGGGCACCGCCGGCTCAGCGCCGCTCTGCAGAACGGCTTCCGCCTGGTGCCGGCCCGGCTCGTGGCGGAGGTGGACGAGCCGGTGGTCGGCGGGATGAGCGCCATCGACTACTTCGCCGCCCAGGCCCGGCCCAGCCTGATCCACGACTGGGAGGCCGCCCACTCCATCGAGCTGCCGCTTCCCGAGCACGCCCTGCTCGGCGGCGGCGCGGTGCTGGCCGGGGAGCCGGGCACCGGCGCCTGA
- a CDS encoding primosomal protein N': protein MPLAHLDRPFDYLVPAELDADAVPGTRVKVRFAGQLVDGWLLERADDSGHTGRLAYLEKVVSPEPVLAPEVARLARAVADRYAGSLADVLRLAVPPRHARVEKDVRARSGAAAGADGAPGDEASPEVGSAAAPDVPATPEVGSAAGADAPAVSEVRTGADGPPAPSAVVEPVPASGAAPGGAPPPVAAPGPAAWEDYPAGPALLRALADGRAPRAVWSALPGEDWPARYAEAVAATVAGGRGAVVVVADNRDLDRLDAALRAALGPGRHVCLSAALGPARRYRAFLAARRGDVPVVVGTRAAMFAPVARLGLVAIWDDGDDLHAEPRAPYPHAREVLLTRAQLGDAAALVGGFARTAEAQLLVETGWAREVVADRATLRARMPAIAPTGDDPQLARDPGAATARLPSLAWTTAREALRADLPVLVQVPRRGYLPSVACADCRTPARCPHCAGPLALPSATGTPACRWCGRVAAAYACPECGGRRLRASVTGARRTAEELGRAFPGVPVRTSGREEVLATVPGGAGLVIATPGAEPVAEGGFGAVLLLDSWALLTRADLRAGEEALRRWLAAAALARPAAAGGRVVVVADGALAPVQALLRWDAAWFAARELAERRELGFPPAVRMASVTGPPAAVADLLAEARLPAEAELLGPVPADGERERMLVRVPRARAAAMADALHSAAGVRTARKAADPVRLQVDPLSLF, encoded by the coding sequence GTGCCCCTGGCGCACCTGGACCGCCCGTTCGACTACCTCGTCCCGGCCGAGCTGGACGCCGACGCCGTCCCCGGCACGCGGGTGAAGGTCCGCTTCGCGGGGCAGCTCGTCGACGGCTGGCTGCTGGAGCGGGCCGACGACTCCGGGCACACCGGCCGCCTGGCGTACCTGGAGAAGGTCGTCTCGCCGGAGCCCGTGCTGGCTCCGGAGGTCGCCCGGCTCGCCCGGGCGGTGGCCGACCGCTACGCCGGCAGCCTCGCCGACGTGCTCCGCCTCGCCGTGCCGCCCCGGCACGCCCGGGTGGAGAAGGACGTCCGCGCCCGGTCCGGGGCGGCGGCCGGTGCGGACGGCGCGCCGGGCGACGAAGCCTCGCCCGAGGTCGGGTCCGCGGCCGCGCCCGACGTCCCGGCGACACCCGAGGTCGGGTCCGCGGCCGGCGCGGACGCGCCGGCCGTGTCCGAGGTCCGGACCGGTGCCGACGGCCCGCCCGCGCCCTCGGCCGTGGTCGAGCCCGTGCCCGCGTCCGGGGCCGCGCCGGGCGGGGCGCCGCCCCCGGTGGCCGCGCCCGGCCCGGCCGCCTGGGAGGACTACCCGGCCGGGCCGGCCCTGCTCCGGGCGCTCGCCGACGGGCGGGCACCCCGGGCGGTCTGGTCTGCGCTGCCCGGGGAGGACTGGCCCGCCCGCTACGCCGAGGCGGTCGCCGCGACCGTGGCCGGCGGCCGGGGCGCGGTCGTCGTGGTCGCCGACAACCGCGACCTGGACCGCCTCGACGCCGCCCTGCGCGCCGCCCTCGGCCCGGGGCGGCACGTCTGCCTCTCCGCCGCCCTCGGTCCCGCCCGGCGCTACCGGGCGTTCCTCGCCGCCCGGCGCGGCGACGTGCCCGTCGTGGTCGGCACCCGGGCCGCGATGTTCGCCCCGGTCGCCCGGCTCGGCCTGGTGGCGATCTGGGACGACGGCGACGACCTGCACGCCGAGCCCCGGGCCCCCTACCCGCACGCCCGGGAGGTGCTGCTCACCCGCGCCCAGCTCGGCGACGCGGCCGCCCTGGTCGGCGGGTTCGCCCGCACGGCCGAGGCGCAGCTGCTGGTGGAGACCGGGTGGGCCCGCGAGGTGGTGGCCGACCGTGCCACGCTGCGGGCCCGGATGCCGGCGATCGCGCCCACCGGCGACGACCCGCAGCTGGCCCGGGACCCGGGGGCCGCCACCGCCCGGCTGCCCAGCCTGGCGTGGACCACCGCCCGCGAGGCGCTGCGGGCGGACCTGCCGGTGCTGGTGCAGGTGCCCCGCCGCGGCTACCTGCCGTCGGTCGCCTGCGCCGACTGCCGTACCCCGGCCCGGTGCCCGCACTGCGCCGGGCCGCTCGCCCTGCCGTCAGCGACCGGCACCCCCGCCTGCCGCTGGTGCGGGCGGGTCGCCGCCGCGTACGCCTGCCCGGAGTGCGGGGGGCGGCGGCTGCGCGCCTCCGTCACCGGCGCCCGGCGCACCGCGGAGGAACTGGGGCGGGCCTTTCCCGGCGTGCCGGTGCGCACCTCGGGTCGCGAGGAGGTGCTGGCCACGGTGCCCGGCGGCGCCGGTCTGGTCATCGCCACCCCGGGCGCGGAGCCGGTCGCCGAGGGCGGCTTCGGCGCGGTGCTCCTGCTGGACTCGTGGGCCCTGCTGACCCGGGCCGACCTGCGGGCGGGGGAGGAGGCGCTGCGCCGCTGGCTGGCCGCCGCCGCGCTGGCCCGCCCCGCGGCCGCGGGCGGCCGGGTGGTGGTGGTCGCCGACGGCGCCCTCGCCCCGGTGCAGGCGCTGCTGCGCTGGGACGCCGCGTGGTTCGCGGCCCGGGAGCTGGCCGAGCGGCGGGAGCTGGGTTTCCCGCCGGCGGTGCGGATGGCCAGCGTGACCGGGCCACCGGCGGCGGTGGCCGACCTGCTGGCGGAGGCCCGGCTCCCGGCCGAGGCCGAGCTGCTGGGCCCGGTGCCGGCCGACGGGGAGCGGGAGCGGATGCTGGTCCGGGTGCCCCGGGCCCGGGCGGCCGCGATGGCCGACGCGCTGCACTCGGCGGCGGGCGTGCGCACGGCGCGCAAGGCCGCCGACCCGGTCCGCCTCCAGGTGGACCCGCTCAGCCTCTTCTGA
- the metK gene encoding methionine adenosyltransferase, which yields MTRRLFTSESVTEGHPDKIADQISDGILDALLTEDPRSRVAVETLITTGQVHIAGEVTTKAYADIPTIVRRTILDIGYDSSKKGFDGASCGVSVSIGAQSEDIAQGVDNAFELRTGASESALDAQGAGDQGMMFGFACSETPELMPLPIALAHRLARRLAQVRKDGIIPYLRPDGKTQVTIEYEGLRPVRLNTVVVSSQHAADISLDSLLTPDVREHVIGPELESLELDTEGYRLLVNPTGRFEIGGPMGDAGLTGRKIIVDTYGGYARHGGGAFSGKDPSKVDRSAAYATRWVAKNVVAAGLAERCEVQVAYAIGKAHPVSLFVETFGTETVPVASIEKAVTEVFDLRPAAIIRDLNLLRPIYQQTAAYGHFGRELPDLTWESTDRAADLKSAAGA from the coding sequence GTGACACGCCGCCTCTTCACTTCCGAATCGGTCACGGAAGGCCACCCGGACAAGATCGCCGACCAGATCAGCGACGGCATTCTCGACGCCCTGCTCACCGAGGACCCGCGCAGCCGGGTCGCGGTCGAGACCCTGATCACCACCGGCCAGGTGCACATCGCCGGCGAGGTGACCACCAAGGCGTACGCCGACATCCCGACCATCGTCCGCCGGACCATCCTCGACATCGGCTACGACTCGTCGAAGAAGGGCTTCGACGGCGCCTCCTGCGGCGTCAGCGTCTCCATCGGCGCCCAGTCGGAGGACATCGCCCAGGGCGTCGACAACGCCTTCGAGCTGCGTACCGGGGCGTCGGAGAGCGCGCTGGACGCCCAGGGCGCCGGCGACCAGGGCATGATGTTCGGCTTCGCGTGCTCCGAGACGCCCGAGCTGATGCCGCTGCCGATCGCGCTGGCGCACCGGCTGGCGCGCCGGCTGGCGCAGGTCCGCAAGGACGGCATCATCCCCTACCTGCGCCCCGACGGCAAGACCCAGGTCACCATCGAGTACGAGGGGCTGCGCCCCGTCCGGCTCAACACGGTGGTCGTCTCCAGTCAGCACGCGGCCGACATCTCGCTGGACTCGCTGCTCACCCCCGACGTGCGCGAGCACGTCATCGGCCCGGAGCTGGAGAGCCTGGAGCTGGACACCGAGGGCTACCGGCTGCTGGTCAACCCGACCGGTCGCTTCGAGATCGGCGGGCCGATGGGCGACGCCGGCCTGACCGGTCGCAAGATCATCGTCGACACCTACGGCGGGTACGCCCGGCACGGCGGCGGCGCGTTCTCCGGCAAGGACCCGTCGAAGGTGGACCGCTCCGCGGCGTACGCGACCCGCTGGGTGGCCAAGAACGTGGTCGCCGCCGGCCTGGCCGAGCGGTGCGAGGTGCAGGTCGCGTACGCGATCGGCAAGGCCCACCCGGTCAGCCTCTTCGTCGAGACGTTCGGCACCGAGACCGTGCCGGTCGCCTCGATCGAGAAGGCCGTCACCGAGGTCTTCGACCTGCGCCCGGCCGCCATCATCCGGGACCTCAACCTGCTCCGCCCGATCTACCAGCAGACCGCCGCCTACGGCCACTTCGGCCGGGAGCTGCCGGATCTGACCTGGGAGAGCACCGACCGGGCCGCCGACCTCAAGTCGGCCGCGGGAGCCTGA